One Malaclemys terrapin pileata isolate rMalTer1 chromosome 7, rMalTer1.hap1, whole genome shotgun sequence genomic region harbors:
- the CISD1 gene encoding CDGSH iron-sulfur domain-containing protein 1, translating into MGLGSNSSVRVEWVAAISLAAGAAAVGYLAYTRFLSKDKCCKAMVNLHIQKDNPKVVHAFDMEDLGEKAVYCRCWRSKKFPVCDGSHTKHNDETGDNVGPLIIKRKEA; encoded by the exons TTGAATGGGTTGCTGCAATTTCGTTagctgcaggagcagctgctgttggATATCTAGCGTACACAAGATTCCTCTCTAAAGACAAATGCTGCAAGGCAATGGTAAATCTCCATATACAGAAAGATAACCCAAAGGTAGTCCATGCATTTGATATGGAAGATCTGGGAGAAAAAGCTGTGTATTGTCGTTGCTGGAGATCTAAGAAG TTTCCAGTGTGCGACGGTTCTCACACAAAGCACAATGATGAAACTGGGGACAATGTTGGGCCTCTGATCATCAAGAGAAAGGAAGCATAA